A genome region from Hevea brasiliensis isolate MT/VB/25A 57/8 chromosome 9, ASM3005281v1, whole genome shotgun sequence includes the following:
- the LOC110636991 gene encoding L-type lectin-domain containing receptor kinase IV.2-like: protein MKQCLQSRKINVHEFRENYANRKPLQIKTNLFQLFSMADAVRLILLIYFHLSIISFNLAQDVDQFVYNGFLGANLHLDGIAEIHPNGLLQLTNTSKQKMGHAFYRLPLKFSSNSASSSESMSFSTIFVFVMVPEMQNLSGHGIAFTISPSLDFSLAVASQYLGLLNTSNDGLSTNHILAVELDTIRSPDVQDANENHVGIDVNSLNSIESASATYFSNTEGKNRSLNLVSGDPIQVWIDYNETETLLNVTLAPISSPKPNQLLLSTSINLSEILLESMYVGFSAATGTLASDHYILGWSFNKAGRAQSLDISKLPSPPPHRKAEKEPKVMIVVILVAVMVVIVTITVGTYIIRRKKYEEICDDWEREYGPQRFSYKNLYKATKGFKDRELLGAGGFGKVYRGVLPSSNLQVAVKKVSHDSKQGIKGFVAEIASVGRLRHRNLVQLLGYCRRREELLLVYDYMPNGSLDKFLFTNEKPALNWSQRFQILKGVASGLLYLHEEWEQVVLHRDIKASNVLLDGGLNGRLGDFGLARLYNHDSNPQTTHVVGTVGYLAPELARFGKATTSTDVFAFGAFLLEVACGRRPIELLGLPKEVILVDWVIECWKRGAILDASDPRLEGNYVIEEMELVLKLGLICSHSVPTVRPSMRQVMQYLNGDATLPDVTLESAAIGTFITCNEASDFVMSFPSSVGKGSGRSFCSIDSILTGGR from the coding sequence ATGAAGCAGTGTCTGCAAAGTAGGAAAATTAATGTCCATGAATTCAGAGAGAACTATGCAAACAGAAAACCTCTGCAAATCAAAACCAACCTTttccaacttttctcaatggctgATGCTGTAAGATTGATCCTTCTTATATATTTCCATTTGTCCATCATTTCCTTCAACTTAGCTCAAGATGTAGACCAATTCGTCTATAATGGCTTCCTGGGAGCTAACCTCCATCTTGATGGAATTGCAGAAATCCATCCCAATGGGCTGTTGCAGCTAACCAATACTTCAAAGCAGAAAATGGGTCATGCCTTCTATCGGTTACCTCTGAAATTCAGTTCAAATTCAGCCAGTTCATCTGAATCTATGTCATTTTCCACTATCTTCGTGTTTGTCATGGTTCCTGAGATGCAAAATCTTAGTGGCCACGGCATAGCGTTCACTATCTCACCATCCTTGGACTTCAGCCTTGCTGTAGCAAGTCAGTATTTGGGACTCCTCAACACTTCAAACGATGGTCTTTCTACCAACCACATTTTAGCAGTTGAACTTGATACCATTCGTAGCCCCGACGTTCAAGACGCAAATGAAAACCATGTGGGAATTGATGTGAACAGCCTGAATTCTATTGAATCAGCTTCAGCAACTTATTTTTCCAATACAGAAGGGAAAAATAGGAGCTTGAATCTCGTTAGTGGAGATCCCATACAGGTTTGGATAGACTATAATGAAACAGAAACATTACTCAATGTGACTCTAGCTCCAATTAGTAGCCCAAAACCAAACCAACTGCTCTTGTCAACATCCATCAATCTTTCTGAAATTCTTCTGGAATCCATGTATGTTGGTTTTTCTGCAGCAACTGGAACACTTGCAAGTGACCACTATATTCTAGGATGGAGCTTCAACAAAGCTGGAAGAGCACAAAGCCTTGATATTTCAAAGCTTCCTTCACCTCCCCCACATAGGAAAGCAGAAAAGGAACCAAAAGTGATGATTGTAGTTATACTTGTAGCAGTAATGGTTGTAATTGTAACAATCACTGTAGGTACATATATTATAAGGCGGaagaaatatgaagaaatatgtgATGATTGGGAAAGGGAATATGGTCCTCAAAGATTCTCCTATAAGAATCTCTACAAAGCAACCAAAGGCTTTAAAGACAGAGAACTTCTTGGAGCAGGAGGCTTTGGAAAGGTTTATCGAGGAGTACTCCCTTCTTCCAATCTACAAGTTGCAGTGAAGAAAGTCTCACATGATTCGAAACAAGGGATTAAGGGATTTGTAGCTGAGATTGCCAGCGTAGGAAGGCTGAGGCACAGGAACCTGGTGCAACTCCTTGGCTACTGCAGGAGACGCGAAGAGCTCCTCTTGGTCTATGATTACATGCCTAATGGAAGCCTTGACAAGTTTCTATTTACCAATGAAAAGCCAGCCCTTAATTGGTCTCAAAGATTTCAAATCCTCAAAGGAGTGGCATCTGGCCTTCTTTACCTCCATGAGGAGTGGGAACAAGTTGTTCTGCATAGGGACATAAAAGCTAGTAATGTTCTATTAGATGGTGGTTTAAATGGACGACTTGGAGACTTTGGCCTTGCTAGACTGTACAATCATGATTCCAATCCTCAAACCACCCATGTGGTTGGGACTGTGGGTTATTTGGCTCCAGAACTTGCTAGATTTGGAAAGGCAACCACTAGCACTGATGTGTTTGCTTTTGGGGCTTTTCTGCTTGAGGTGGCTTGTGGTAGAAGGCCAATAGAGCTTCTAGGACTTCCTAAAGAGGTAATTTTGGTAGATTGGGTCATTGAGTGCTGGAAAAGAGGAGCTATTCTTGATGCCAGTGATCCTAGATTGGAAGGAAATTATGTGATAGAGGAAATGGAGCTGGTTTTGAAACTAGGACTTATCTGTTCACACTCTGTGCCAACAGTGAGACCGAGCATGAGGCAAGTGATGCAGTATTTGAATGGTGATGCTACTTTGCCAGACGTAACACTAGAAAGTGCTGCTATTGGTACATTCATAACATGTAATGAAGCCTCTGATTTTGTAATGTCATTTCCTTCCTCTGTTGGGAAGGGATCTGGGCGTTCCTTCTGTAGCATCGATTCAATCCTCACTGGAGGTCGTTGA